TTCAGCTTTACCTGATTTAGCGTCTTTCGCTGCAACTGTTGTAATCCCGTTTGCATCGATTGTAAATGAAACTTCAATTTGAGGAACGCCTCTTGGTGCCGGTTCAATTCCTTCTAGGTTAAATCTACCTAATGATTTACAGTCATTTGCTAATTTTCTTTCACCTTGTAAAACATGGATTGTAACCGCTGTTTGATTGTCGGCAGCAGTCGTAAATGTTTTAGTTTTAGTAATCGGAATACGAGTATTACGTTCAATTAAAGCTGCGACAACACCATGTTCAGTTTCAATTCCAAGTGTAAGCGGAGTAACATCAACCAATAAAATATCGTCAATATCACCAGCTAAAACGGCACCTTGAATTGCAGCACCCATAGCAACAACCTCATCAGGGTTTACTGATTTATTAGGTTTTTTGCCCAATCTCTTTTCAACTAATTCTTGAACAGCAGGCATTCTTGTTGAACCACCAACTAATAGAACGTCACTTATTTCAGATAATGAAACTTTTGCATCAGCTAGAGCTCTATCAATTGGAGCTTTGGTTCTTTCAAGAAGTTTAGCAGTCATTTGTTCAAATTCACTTCTTTTTAATGTTGCTTCAATGTTAATTGGAGCTTGTCCGTCAATAAAAATTAAGAATGGAAGTGAAATATTTGCCACCATTGAAGAAGATAAATCAATTTTCGCTTTTTCGGCGGCTTGTTTTAAACGAGCCATTGCCATTTTATTTTGTTTTACGTCATAATTGTGGTCTTTTTGGATTTTTTCAACTAGCCAGTTAACAATTTCATAGTCTCAATCGTCACCACCTAACTCATTATCACCAGCAGTAGATAAAACTTCAAATGTACCATCAGCCAATTCTAAAATTGAAACATCAAATGTACCACCACCTAAGTCAAAAACTAAAACTTTTTTCTCTTGTTCGGTTTTATCTAAACCAAAGCTTAATGCAGCGGCTGTTGGTTCGTTAATTATTCTTAAAACATCTAGACCGGCAATTTTCCCAGCTAATTTTGTCGATTCACGTTGTGCGTTATTGAAGTATGCAGGAACTGTAATAACCGCTTTTTCAACCTTGTGTCCAATTTTTTCTTCAGCATATTTTTTAAGATTAGCAAGAATCATCGCCGAAATTTCTTCAGGCTTATATTCTTTTCCATTTGCTTTAACAGTTTGTTTTGTTCCCATTAATCTTTTAATAGAAGCAATTGTATCTGGGTTTGTTTCAATTTGATTTTTGGCATTTTCACCAACAATTGTTTCGCCGTCTTTAAATGAAACAACAGATGGAGTTGTTCTTTTTCCATTCATATTTTCTAAAACAACAGGTGTACCGTTATCCACGATTGAAACAACCGAGTTTGTAGTACCTAAGTCAATACCGATAATAACTTCTTTCGCCATAATTTTATTCCTTTCAAATTTTTAATCTGCTTTTTGTATGCAATTATTTTACCATAATTTAGCACTCTAATACTTATTCTGCTAAATTTTTTTTATTTTTCTAAAATGCCTATAAATTAGGTTAAAAGATAACAAAAACCCTCATAAACACAACCAAATTAACATGGAATTTTGCGATATATAAATATCAAAAATAACTAAAAGATTAAAATAAGAAGCAATATTTATTAATTGGTCTAGTGCAAAATAAATAAAGTGTAAAAAATCTGGACTAAATCAAAA
The Mycoplasmopsis californica genome window above contains:
- the dnaK gene encoding molecular chaperone DnaK, which gives rise to MAKEVIIGIDLGTTNSVVSIVDNGTPVVLENMNGKRTTPSVVSFKDGETIVGENAKNQIETNPDTIASIKRLMGTKQTVKANGKEYKPEEISAMILANLKKYAEEKIGHKVEKAVITVPAYFNNAQRESTKLAGKIAGLDVLRIINEPTAAALSFGLDKTEQEKKVLVFDLGGGTFDVSILELADGTFEVLSTAGDNELGGDDWDYEIVNWLVEKIQKDHNYDVKQNKMAMARLKQAAEKAKIDLSSSMVANISLPFLIFIDGQAPINIEATLKRSEFEQMTAKLLERTKAPIDRALADAKVSLSEISDVLLVGGSTRMPAVQELVEKRLGKKPNKSVNPDEVVAMGAAIQGAVLAGDIDDILLVDVTPLTLGIETEHGVVAALIERNTRIPITKTKTFTTAADNQTAVTIHVLQGERKLANDCKSLGRFNLEGIEPAPRGVPQIEVSFTIDANGITTVAAKDAKSGKAETLVIKNSSKISDEEIEKMLKDAEANREADEKRAQEIETEVRAESLISKMKQSLEENKDKINEEQQKQTQEKIDELQKLLESKSYDELKNKLDEIDKAFEFIAQQMQKQGENNQEFTEEDVEK